The following are encoded together in the Perca fluviatilis chromosome 23, GENO_Pfluv_1.0, whole genome shotgun sequence genome:
- the irf5 gene encoding interferon regulatory factor 5 isoform X2, whose protein sequence is MSVQPRRIRLKPWLLAQVNSGRYPGLQWISPDHRLFQIPWKHATRHTQAADEEHTIFKAWAVETGKYQDGVDEPDPAKWKANLRCALNKSREFQLKYDGTKETPVQPYKIYEVCEQSGNTDGADEDDEEMPNLMELTINPRPSEPPLFSFAAHADVRPFSLSSDGTFGPVTPGLPVTPDLQAQGGGVGGGQSFVSLPPPAESAPPGPAPMEASSMEDVQNQTHCKYDLLSSVPLTDLELKFQYRGRPMGCLTVSNPQGCRLFFGLLEPTPEQVDLLGPVSLQQVRFPGTADLQNHKQKFYTDALLDVMERGLILEIWQQDIYAVRLCQCKVFWSGPGVSEHGGPNPMEREKKIKVFSLNDFLQGLILFHED, encoded by the exons ATGAGCGTGCAGCCCCGGAGGATCCGTCTGAAGCCCTGGCTGCTGGCCCAGGTGAACAGCGGCAGGTATCCCGGTCTGCAGTGGATCAGTCCAGACCACCGACTCTTCCAGATCCCCTGGAAACACGCTACACGCCACACACAGGCCGCAGACGAGGAACACACCATCTTCAAG GCCTGGGCCGTGGAGACAGGGAAGTATCAGGACGGCGTGGATGAGCCCGACCCTGCCAAGTGGAAAGCTAACCTCCGCTGCGCTCTGAACAAAAGTCGAGAGTTTCAGCTGAAATACGACGGCACCAAAGAGACGCCGGTCCAGCCGTACAAGATCTACGAAGTCTGCGAGCAGAGCGGGAACACAg ACGGAGCAGATGAGGATGACGAGGAG ATGCCGAATCTGATGGAGCTCACGATCA ACCCCCGGCCCAGCGAGCCCCCCCTCTTCAGCTTCGCGGCCCACGCAGACGTCCGTCCCTTCAGTCTGTCCTCTGACGGGACGTTTGGTCCCGTGACCCCCGGCCTCCCTGTGACCCCTGACCTCCAGGCTCAgggtggtggggtggggggggggcagagctTCGTCTCTCTGCCCCCCCCGGCTGAGTCCGCCCCCCCTGGCCCCGCCCCCATGGAGGCTAGCAGCATGGAGGACGTCCAGAACCAAACGCACTGCAAGTACGACCTGCTGAGCAGCGTCCCGC TAACGGACCTGGAGCTGAAGTTCCAGTACCGCGGCCGGCCGATGGGCTGCCTGACCGTCAGTAACCCTCAGGGCTGCCGGCTGTTCTTCGGGCTGCTGGAGCCGACCCCGGAGCAGGTGGACCTGCTGGGGCCCGTCAGCCTGCAGCAGGTCCGGTTCCCCGGCACCGCTGATCTGCAGAACCACAAGCAGAAGTTCTACACGGACGCCCTGCTGGACGTGATGGAGCGCGGCCTCATCCTGGAGATCTGGCAGCAGGACATCTACGCCGTGCGCCTCTGCCAGTGCAAGGTGTTCTGGTCCGGCCCGGGAGTGTCCGAACATGGAGGCCCAAACCCCATGGAGCGGGAGAAGAAGATCAAAGTGTTCAGCCTCAACGACTTCCTGCAAG GGCTGATCCTGTTCCATGAGGACTAA
- the irf5 gene encoding interferon regulatory factor 5 isoform X1, with translation MSVQPRRIRLKPWLLAQVNSGRYPGLQWISPDHRLFQIPWKHATRHTQAADEEHTIFKAWAVETGKYQDGVDEPDPAKWKANLRCALNKSREFQLKYDGTKETPVQPYKIYEVCEQSGNTDGADEDDEEMPNLMELTINPRPSEPPLFSFAAHADVRPFSLSSDGTFGPVTPGLPVTPDLQAQGGGVGGGQSFVSLPPPAESAPPGPAPMEASSMEDVQNQTHCKYDLLSSVPLTDLELKFQYRGRPMGCLTVSNPQGCRLFFGLLEPTPEQVDLLGPVSLQQVRFPGTADLQNHKQKFYTDALLDVMERGLILEIWQQDIYAVRLCQCKVFWSGPGVSEHGGPNPMEREKKIKVFSLNDFLQGLILFHRGEAESPPPFDIFFCFGEDWPDKKPKEKKLIIVQVVPVVARILTEMFSGELSWSTDSIRLQISNPDVKDQTVEQFKELQRLLQSQHIQGPWAPAGP, from the exons ATGAGCGTGCAGCCCCGGAGGATCCGTCTGAAGCCCTGGCTGCTGGCCCAGGTGAACAGCGGCAGGTATCCCGGTCTGCAGTGGATCAGTCCAGACCACCGACTCTTCCAGATCCCCTGGAAACACGCTACACGCCACACACAGGCCGCAGACGAGGAACACACCATCTTCAAG GCCTGGGCCGTGGAGACAGGGAAGTATCAGGACGGCGTGGATGAGCCCGACCCTGCCAAGTGGAAAGCTAACCTCCGCTGCGCTCTGAACAAAAGTCGAGAGTTTCAGCTGAAATACGACGGCACCAAAGAGACGCCGGTCCAGCCGTACAAGATCTACGAAGTCTGCGAGCAGAGCGGGAACACAg ACGGAGCAGATGAGGATGACGAGGAG ATGCCGAATCTGATGGAGCTCACGATCA ACCCCCGGCCCAGCGAGCCCCCCCTCTTCAGCTTCGCGGCCCACGCAGACGTCCGTCCCTTCAGTCTGTCCTCTGACGGGACGTTTGGTCCCGTGACCCCCGGCCTCCCTGTGACCCCTGACCTCCAGGCTCAgggtggtggggtggggggggggcagagctTCGTCTCTCTGCCCCCCCCGGCTGAGTCCGCCCCCCCTGGCCCCGCCCCCATGGAGGCTAGCAGCATGGAGGACGTCCAGAACCAAACGCACTGCAAGTACGACCTGCTGAGCAGCGTCCCGC TAACGGACCTGGAGCTGAAGTTCCAGTACCGCGGCCGGCCGATGGGCTGCCTGACCGTCAGTAACCCTCAGGGCTGCCGGCTGTTCTTCGGGCTGCTGGAGCCGACCCCGGAGCAGGTGGACCTGCTGGGGCCCGTCAGCCTGCAGCAGGTCCGGTTCCCCGGCACCGCTGATCTGCAGAACCACAAGCAGAAGTTCTACACGGACGCCCTGCTGGACGTGATGGAGCGCGGCCTCATCCTGGAGATCTGGCAGCAGGACATCTACGCCGTGCGCCTCTGCCAGTGCAAGGTGTTCTGGTCCGGCCCGGGAGTGTCCGAACATGGAGGCCCAAACCCCATGGAGCGGGAGAAGAAGATCAAAGTGTTCAGCCTCAACGACTTCCTGCAAG GGCTGATCCTGTTCCACCGAGGGGAAGCTGAGAGCCCGCCCCCCTTCGACATCTTCTTCTGCTTCGGAGAGGATTGGCCCGACAAGAAACCCAAAGAGAAGAAGCTCATCATCGTGCAG GTGGTGCCGGTGGTGGCCCGGATCCTGACAGAGATGTTCTCTGGAGAGCTGAGCTGGTCCACCGACAGCATCCGGCTGCAGATCTCCAACCCAGACGTCAAGGACCAGACCGTGGAGCAGTTCAAGGAGCTGCAGAGGCTGCTGCAGAGCCAGCACATCCAGGGCCCCTGGGCCCCCGCCGggccctga